The Gossypium hirsutum isolate 1008001.06 chromosome D02, Gossypium_hirsutum_v2.1, whole genome shotgun sequence region tagcgacctaaaaatttcggcacgggcgctagtcgaagtaattattgaaaatttgaaaactgaatctcgattttatttgaaaaaggagtcgccaccgatctttttttttaggtgtgatcggacacctaataaattctctttttagaagaaaattttatttttaaattttctaaaaaagaggtaattttaggtctacgtaagaatccagagaaaattcgagttcgggagtcggttacacgcaaggaaggtattagcaccctcgcgacgcccaaaattggtatcttgttaaacgcgtgttatcttaattttcaaaaatacgagttcaatttaatatttaatcgtgatccgattgaaacacgagaatttcttgttttgaaaacacgagaattttaagacataatattttttttttaaaaccaaaatttatgaaacacgatatttttttttgaaaacacgaaaattttcaaaacaccgaaatttttgaaaacaagaggatttttgaaatacgaaaaattttgaaaacacgaaaatttttgaaacacggaaatttttgaaaacgaaaatttttgaaacacaaaaatttttagaagacactaaaaattttggaaaatggattttttttttgaaaacactggatttttttacacaaaatttttgattttttattaaacacgtatcgtatttaacacgaatcggtgatattcactcaacatagcaatgaaatcaacgaattagtgtcaaatcgattcattgtcttatttttaaaaacacgaatatattttttttgaaacacgagaaaaatttttgaaggcacgaaaaattttgaaaaatagaatttttttttgtaaatataagactttttttttaatattttttattttaaaaagggcGTATCGATTTTAACGCGAGCTATCGAtatccacccaacatagcgatgaattcggtgactcgatgctaaaccgattcgttgccttatttattaaaattatttaaaataaagtaaaattaaaatttaattaaattctaaatataaatacaaaaatataaaaatatataaaatgcataaaatgctaataatattaaaatgaaataacataaaaatacgagcattaaattaaaagagaaataaataaaattaccgaaaaatctaaaacacgagcttcgccgaacgggttgctaaaattgaaccccctttttcttccttttttcttttttcttttttccttttttctttttttcttttttcttctttttcttcctttttttttctgctgGGCTGCCTTGTTGGGCTGGCCTGCGCGGGCCTACTGGCTGGTGGCCTGTTGGCTGCTTGTTGGGCTGCTGGAATTGGGCCTATTGTTGGCctgccctcttttttttttttctttcccttctttttttgctttgttttttcttttttttgttgggCTACTTTGGGCTTGGCTAATGGGCTTGCTGGGTCGGGTTGGGTTGCCGGATCGGGTCGGGTTATACCCGGTTCGGGTCGGTTTGACCCgactgttaaaattttttttcttttttttcttctttcttcttctctctttctttcttcttcttcttcttccttcttcttcttcttcaaatccGAGCCCCCCACACCGACGCTTCTTTCACGCCGCCGTTCGAGCTGCCACCGTCGACTCCACCGGACctttctctttcctttcttttctctcccttttttcttattttgaagctttttttctctttgaaacttttttttttggagattcatgggggtttgattttggggttttaaactcattttatagttgatatttgcttcctttttgcaggtggtgggtgaagaaggagcagccacccatgtttgtggcctgaaaatctgggaagtgggtgccccaaatcacgtaacctgtctgaaggaccaaatcacaaatgtagcaaaacttctggggctaaatgtaatttttagaaaatttagggttaaaatgaaatttaatgaaagtttaggggtctaagtgaaatttaaagaaagtttaagggtcaaaatgaaatttaggaaaagtttaggggtcaaaatgcaatttttatttttaactttttttttttgaaattttgaaaattaaacacaaattctagtcggacaaaaatttagtgcttacataTGTTTTATATAATTATGAACGTAATAAACTTTCATGTTTGAATCGATTATATGAAAACTTATTTCTAATGATCATAATAAAAAAAGTGCCTAATCTGATAGCTTAATACAGAATTAGGTACCTGAGACACATGGCATACAAATCACAACACCAAAATTTTACCACCAACCATCAACACCTTTCATTTCTCCACTTCATTATCTGCAACAAACTAACATATATTACCAACTTTAAACATAATCCACAACTTTCATGGTTAATTGTAACAATTAGTTCACTAAGAAACAGTAACCTCTCCTTCattaataaattcacaattttttttcataatttaattaattaaattttaacttgaTTAAAAAAACTTCACTATATTTGTAACACACTTCTCACCCGCCCCGATATACGGTATGAGTGAGAAGTGCTATTGGTACACTTCAAGACTTAAACtaagatttttctttaaatatagTAACTTTATGAAATTCCTTAAAACAATCCTCGCAATTTTGGAAAGAAAAGTCATTTTGAGTTGTTGTATACATACGAGGACcttatcaaatcataaaaatGGGTGTTTGTAGCTCTTTAGCTTAAAATGACATCATTTGGGTCGAGAAAAATAGGAATTTtgtcataaaaattttaaacaatttaaataaaattataaaaaatataaaatcattttaaaggcTTTAAAATCATTTAAGAAGGGTTCAAAAGTGAATGGAGTTGTTCGGGGACCCAAAACAAACCTTGGGAGGTAAAAAAGGTTCAAAATAGTGCAATGGCGTGAATCCTGCATTATGGTATAAGTACAAGTGGGGAGAAGTACCGATACTTCTCCCTAAATTGTAGGCTTTTACATCtgtatattaaaaaatagaaaaaactcAGTTCTACAGGCACATATTGGTTCGCGAATCAATCAGTTCAATCTCTTTCTTCGAACCGGTGCATTGACTGGTTCTCAATTCAATCGATACTGACTTGTCTAATCCAATTCTAATAACCTTGGAGCACACATTATACATCGATCTTGTAAAGTAGCAAAAGTAAAACAGTCACATCTATACTTTATTTGAATTTAGAGTTTCGAAAAATTTatatccttatttaaataaaggataaaaagaaaaatgaaagaaaatggggtgttaaacaatttattttaatgatataggataaataataaatttaaagttttaaaagcACTTTTTTGGGGAATGTTTGTTCGTTAGAGCAATTTGGTTTGGAACTAAATATGGTTTTCGCACCTCGAGTAATCCTGTGCAACCGATAAAGGATTGAGTTGTTCATAGCATTAATATAGATAAAGATTAGAGAACAAAACCAATAGGTAATACTTTAGAGATTTGATGATATATCTCTGCAAAATTTGGACTCACAAAAATAAAGTTATTTATGAGAATATTAGACCAAACCCGATTGCAGTTGTTAAAGAAGCAGATGTGTAACGGTACAAGTAACACAAAAGACATCCCTCAATATGGCATGGATATGCATCACATTACTGATGGGTGGCACAAAAGAAATGATCTCATGGCATGGGTGGCTTGCATTAGAAACCCAGACAATAAGATCGGTTTTTTCGTTGATGAACATGAAAATAGAACCATGAGAAAATTGATGTTGTTAAGATGGGTATTAATAGTGGTGTGGCAATATGAGATCCGGGCTTGCAACATAGACATCAAAGACAAACTAATTGAAAGCATCATTCGAAAGAAATCTATAGTTACACATTGGGAGCAAAAATCAATCCTTGGCTGCATCCATTACCTTAGCAATTTGATCAGAATTAAATTTAAGAATGAGATGTGCGAAGAAACACTCAATGGGCTCGAAGGAAAGCGAAGGAGAAACTAGGAGTTTGtcattaagtttttatttatttatttctttttatttgttttgtaatttcatcaaacataaaaaaaatatttattttaattcaaggATAGATAATATTTAACTCTCACGGTTCTTATTATAAGTTTTGGTTATAATTATCACcgtttcttatttttattttttctatactctatttatttatttggtattttacataatttatcatgtttattaaaatttaattctaaatacatttatataaaaatattcaaatataattatttaaaataattaatttaaatttatttcccGAGGATAAAATCTAGTATATATATAGGGTTAGGGCGAGTTTGGATGGACAATGCGTTTAATTgctgttagtgtaaaaatagcgctggcggtgagattagatactataacgATACTGCAACGtaagacaaaaaataaactaaacacaCCACACCCAATCGTCTATCTAAACCCACTCTTAAACTCCTTCCTTTAAAATgcatttgatataataaaatggcAAGGCTTTCGAAGTATAATGCATCATAAATCACAGAGTAGGTACGGGTCTATACAATATTAGCTTATGGCTGTCCTCTTCCTCTTAAGCAAACTATAATACTATCAACATTCAACTAGCGGCAATGGCCTATTTCTGTTTTAGATCTTTTAGTTTCCTCCAAGTTCTTCATAAAAATCCTTTTGAGCTGTCGAGGACCGGTGCTAGCAATTAATCACGGATTCCTTCTGCCCCTCCTACTTTATTCTACAATCTGCCTCATCCCCATTTGTATTTCTTTtgttgtaaaatttctttactttCTAACTTTTCATTTCCTGGTTAGTATACTTAGAAACCTTGGAATGAGGCAAACATTTGAGACTGTTATGAGATTTccattatatatatgcatcaggCAACACTGAACATACTCCGTGGTGGTCAATTTCTTGAATCTTTATAAAATTCCCCCTAATTGTAGTTCAAGTCTAGACTTTCCACTTCATTTTTTATCTGGGAATCATCCACTCCGGTAAAGAACTTGTGGGGATTTAAAGAAAGAGGCGTAAAGATACGTGTTGTGGAAGGTAATTAAATCATGACCTGCAACTTTATCCTATATCAAAGCGCATGTTCCAATGCATGAGTGCCCATTTGTCTTGCTTGGTAGTTCAGATATCCCCAGGTCCAATATTATTTTAGTGCTGTCTACAAGCAAACACTGTTAAGATAAGGTGCCCTGGCCTCCATTCCTTATTTTCTCACAACTCACCCCATCCAGACCATGCCATATTTCAGCTGCTACTGTTAGATTCATAGACAATTCTATGTTACAACCTTACGATTACTCGTCATTTTGATAATCTTAATGCATTCGACTAGCATTTTTTTTCGGTTCCTTAGAATTAATGTGATAAAATTGTGAAAACCATAAGATATGTATCCAACATATTACCTTGAAACCATTTAACATGGCAAAACAACTTAACAAAACTTCAATCAAGCTTGGGGAAAAACTTGGCTATTGGCCGATTCTATGTACTAtaattaatttacactaaaaggTTATTAATATTTCAAGAGAAATCGAGATGGGGTCATGCTATATTATTATCTGCATCTGATGTGACTCGGATAAGGAAAATGATGCATTTTAGTCCTATTTTCTAAGGCGAAAAGATAATTTGACTTGATAGTATGTAAAATTCACCATTGATGAAACCTAGAATCGACTTTATAAATGTTTCCAGCATGCTGAAGTGAAAACTCCAGCAATACAACAAAGAAAATAGTTGACGCAGAAAAATGATACTATTTTAGCTGATTTGGTAGGATCAACAAGATCAGTCAATGATACAAGGAGAATTATTGGTGCCCCGTACATCTGCACTAATACTACATTATTATTCAGCAGTGTCAGAATCAGGCTTAGATGTATGATCCTGAAGGGTTGCGGATTGAGATTCAATGCTTTTGGTACGCTGGAGGCTTGGGGCTCGATGAACCCTGCAACGGAATGAACCGGGATGCGTCGTTGGAGAGCATAAGCAATTTGTCTTTGTGACACTCGGCTGTCGGCTAAGTCCCGGCGCACCTTGACCTTGCCCTGATGCTGGCCCCGCCGCATGAGACTCTACAGTACTTGCTGTTATCGTTTCAGTCTTTGATGGAATCTCCACCTTCAGATTCTTCTTTGACATTGTCTCACTTTCCATTAtcgcttttttttttctcctgcCAAATTTCAAGGCTTAGGCATATAAATATAATACTTGATCAACATGAAAAAGCAAGCCATGAAATATTACACTATGTGGCAAGACAGGAAAATACAGTTTAATAAGTGAAAGATGGAAAAGACATAGATATTGTACTTGTAACGAGGGCCTTGAATGGCCTAAAATTGGTTGAGTCTGCAATAGCTTTGAAGTGAAGAAGAGAAGAGATAACAATTGGCAATGGCTAAAAATAACACAAGAGATAGAAATGGCCTGTCACGGGATCTATAATCCAATCCAATCCATTACCCTCCCACCTAAATTTATCACTTTTCTTAACGCTTCAACCacagaaaataaaagaaacagtTGATCATCAAATAGGACCCCAACACCATTCatcttttctccttttctttttgatATAACTAAAGAAAAAAGCATGCATATGAATCATGAGACCTAATCTTTCAAAAACGATTTGTCACATCTAAAGTACGATATATTTAAAGTCATCATAGCTTCTTTTTCTTACCATTGCCTTAGATATATTTACAAGAGAGTTGTTTTGATAACCATGAGTTGAGCCACAGGATTGAATCAAGTTTTTTCAGGATTTTTAAACgttttattcaaataaatttatttaagtgatgttatttttatttctGAATCCATACTTAATTTAAAgtcatttacaaaattaaatacCCAACCCAATCGCAAACAAAGTTATAAAACCATCACTATCAGCATATAAGAACATAAGGACGACCTTCATCTTCACTTGATGTAATTCTTGTCGTGAGAtttcttttcttgattttttttcttttttgggtttaaatttgAAGTTTTTTCTTTATATATGGGAAAATATTTTTGGCACAGAACATGGTTTTGAGGTAGTAATTTGTCTAATATACCCTCGTTGTGATTTGATATTCAAAATTGTTGGTTTTTTacacaagaaagaaaaaaatgaacgGATGAAATTTTAGCaatcaaaattgaccttttttcttttttattctaattCATATGTTTAAATACAAagtatacatttatttttatttcaatttatatgtTTACATACAAAGTAAACatttaaataggaaaattttaccaACTATAAATTGACAAGTTGACATGTCTAAGCACATGGGATCACTCATTGGTTAATTTGTGTCTAATCAGCATAAATTAC contains the following coding sequences:
- the LOC107909707 gene encoding uncharacterized protein; this encodes MESETMSKKNLKVEIPSKTETITASTVESHAAGPASGQGQGAPGLSRQPSVTKTNCLCSPTTHPGSFRCRVHRAPSLQRTKSIESQSATLQDHTSKPDSDTAE